A genome region from Sebastes umbrosus isolate fSebUmb1 chromosome 22, fSebUmb1.pri, whole genome shotgun sequence includes the following:
- the LOC119481765 gene encoding zinc finger protein 431-like isoform X1, producing the protein MDPESSRAADSLESSGLSDVQERRGQEVERHSCPLCEKSFTTSRYLKVHQRVHTGEKPHSCDDCGKTFTTRQNLQTHRRRHTGEKPYSCDQCGSAFSQLSHLKNHQISHAGEKPHSCDECEKTFNLLHQLNAHRRVHTGEKPYHCDLCEKAYGTSAELKVHRRSHTGEKPYSCDECGAAFTQLSTLKSHRRIHTGEKPYSCDECGKSFTTSCTLKKHKYIHTGEKPYGCDQCGSAFSQLNNLKVHQRIHTGEKPYWCDQCGKTFSTSSYLKIHKRTHTGEKPYSCDQCGNAFTTHDKLQLHRRVHTGEKPYRCQLCGTCFSRSSHFKTHQRIHTGEKPYSCDDCGKTFLTSGELKVHQRYHTGEKPYRCHFCGKTFTASSNLTIHERHHTGVKPYSCDQCGKACTTSGELKIHQRSHTGERPYWCGLCGKTFSQSGQLKIHQRTHTGEKPYSCEQCGKSFSNGSNLRAHQRIHTAAL; encoded by the exons ATGGACCCTGAGTCCAGTAGGGCAGCAGACTCTCTGGAGTCCTCTGGTCTCTCTGATGTTCAG GAACGGAGAGGACAGGAAGTGGAACGTCACAGCTGTCCGCTCTGTGAGAAATCCTTCACAACATCTCGATATCTAAAGGTTCATCAGAGAGTTCACACCGGAGAGAAACCACACAGCTGTGATGACTGTGGGAAAACGTTCACCACTCGACAGAACCTACAAACCCACCGGCGCCgccacactggagagaaaccctacagctgcgACCAGTGTGGGTCAGCGTTTTCACAGTTAAGTCACCTAAAGAACCATCAGATCAGTCACGCTGGAGAGAAACCACACAGCTGTGACGAATGTGAGAAAACGTTCAATCTGCTGCATCAGTTAAACGCACATCGACGTGtgcacactggagagaaaccgtaccaCTGTGACCTCTGTGAGAAAGCTTACGGTACATCAGCTGAGCTCAAAGTCCATCGACGCAGTCACAccggagagaaaccctacagctgtgatgaatgtggagcagcgTTCACACAGCTGAGCACCTTAAAGAGCCATcgacgcattcacactggagagaaaccctacagctgtgacgAATGTGGGAAAAGTTTCACTACATCATGTACACTTAAAAAGCATAAATACATTCACACCGGAGAGAAACCATACGGCTGTGACCAATGTGGGAGTGCGTTCAGTCAGTTAAATAACCTAAAAGTccatcaacgcattcacactggagagaaaccctactgGTGTGACCAGTGTGGGAAAACGTTCTCTACATCAAGTTACCTGAAAATCCATAAGCGTAcgcacactggagagaaaccataCAGCTGTGACCAGTGTGGGAATGCTTTCACCACTCATGATAAATTACAACTCCACCGACGTgttcacacaggagagaaaccgtacAGGTGTCAGCTGTGTGGAACCTGTTTTTCACGCAGTAGTCACTTTAAAACACACCAACGCATCCACACTGGGGAGAAACCGTACAGCTGTGATGACTGTGGGAAAACCTTCCTCACATCAGGTGAACTCAAAGTCCACCAACGCtatcacactggagagaaaccgtaccgGTGTCACTTTTGTGGGAAAACCTTCACTGCATCAAGTAACCTTACGATCCATGAGCGCCATCACACTGGAGTGAAACCATACAGCTGTGACCAGTGTGGGAAAGCTTGCACCACATCAGGGGAACTCAAGATCCACCAACGCAGTCACACTGGAGAGAGACCGTACTGGTGTGGCCTGTGTGGGAAAACCTTTTCTCAGAGCGGTCAACTTAAAATCCACCAACGCACTCACACCGGAGAGAAACCGTACAGTTGTGAGCAATGTGGTAAAAGTTTTTCTAACGGTAGTAACCTCAGAGcccaccaacgcattcacactgcagCGTTATGA
- the LOC119481765 gene encoding zinc finger protein 721-like isoform X2, producing the protein MDPESSRAADSLESSDVQKRRGRKRLIHTGEKLHRCDECGKTFKRKNHLQNHQSTHSGEKPYRCDQCGKGFARPGSLKIHYGIHTGEKPYRCDECGAAFRHKEHFQTHQYVHTGEKPFSCDQCEKVFCAQVDLTRHRRVHTGEKPYSCDQCELAFTRRSTLVRHQRVHSGEKPYWCDLCGKTFAQAFCLQVHRRLHTGEKPYWCDRCDKTFVTLAESQNHEIIHTGEKPYSCDQCGKTFTQRGSLTVHQRVHTGEKPHSCDDCGKTFTTRQNLQTHRRRHTGEKPYSCDQCGSAFSQLSHLKNHQISHAGEKPHSCDECEKTFNLLHQLNAHRRVHTGEKPYHCDLCEKAYGTSAELKVHRRSHTGEKPYSCDECGAAFTQLSTLKSHRRIHTGEKPYSCDECGKSFTTSCTLKKHKYIHTGEKPYGCDQCGSAFSQLNNLKVHQRIHTGEKPYWCDQCGKTFSTSSYLKIHKRTHTGEKPYSCDQCGNAFTTHDKLQLHRRVHTGEKPYRCQLCGTCFSRSSHFKTHQRIHTGEKPYSCDDCGKTFLTSGELKVHQRYHTGEKPYRCHFCGKTFTASSNLTIHERHHTGVKPYSCDQCGKACTTSGELKIHQRSHTGERPYWCGLCGKTFSQSGQLKIHQRTHTGEKPYSCEQCGKSFSNGSNLRAHQRIHTAAL; encoded by the exons AaacggagaggaagaaagagactgattcacactggagagaaactacaccgctgtgatgaatgtgggaaAACGTTCAAACGTAAGAATCACCTGCAAAACCACCAGAGCACTCACAgcggagagaaaccctacaggtGTGACCAGTGTGGGAAAGGTTTCGCAAGACCAGGTTCCTTAAAAATTCACTACGGCattcacacaggagagaaaccgtacCGCTGTGACGAGTGTGGAGCAGCGTTCCGTCACAAGGAGCACTTCCAAACTCATCAGTACGtgcacactggagagaaaccgttcAGCTGTGACCAGTGTGAGAAGGTCTTCTGTGCTCAAGTTGATCTAACGAGACACAGGCGTGTTCATACCggagagaaaccgtacagcTGTGACCAGTGTGAGCTGGCGTTCACCAGGCGAAGCACACTTGTCCGTCACCAACGCGTTCActctggagagaaaccgtactggtgtgacCTCTGTGGGAAGACTTTTGCTCAGGCGTTTTGCTTACAGGTCCACCGACGTCTTCACAccggagagaaaccgtactggtgCGACCGGTGTGACAAAACTTTCGTTACATTAGCTGAAAGTCAGAACCACGAGATTATTCACACGggagagaaaccgtacagcTGTGACCAGTGTGGGAAAACCTTTACTCAGAGAGGAAGCCTGACA GTTCATCAGAGAGTTCACACCGGAGAGAAACCACACAGCTGTGATGACTGTGGGAAAACGTTCACCACTCGACAGAACCTACAAACCCACCGGCGCCgccacactggagagaaaccctacagctgcgACCAGTGTGGGTCAGCGTTTTCACAGTTAAGTCACCTAAAGAACCATCAGATCAGTCACGCTGGAGAGAAACCACACAGCTGTGACGAATGTGAGAAAACGTTCAATCTGCTGCATCAGTTAAACGCACATCGACGTGtgcacactggagagaaaccgtaccaCTGTGACCTCTGTGAGAAAGCTTACGGTACATCAGCTGAGCTCAAAGTCCATCGACGCAGTCACAccggagagaaaccctacagctgtgatgaatgtggagcagcgTTCACACAGCTGAGCACCTTAAAGAGCCATcgacgcattcacactggagagaaaccctacagctgtgacgAATGTGGGAAAAGTTTCACTACATCATGTACACTTAAAAAGCATAAATACATTCACACCGGAGAGAAACCATACGGCTGTGACCAATGTGGGAGTGCGTTCAGTCAGTTAAATAACCTAAAAGTccatcaacgcattcacactggagagaaaccctactgGTGTGACCAGTGTGGGAAAACGTTCTCTACATCAAGTTACCTGAAAATCCATAAGCGTAcgcacactggagagaaaccataCAGCTGTGACCAGTGTGGGAATGCTTTCACCACTCATGATAAATTACAACTCCACCGACGTgttcacacaggagagaaaccgtacAGGTGTCAGCTGTGTGGAACCTGTTTTTCACGCAGTAGTCACTTTAAAACACACCAACGCATCCACACTGGGGAGAAACCGTACAGCTGTGATGACTGTGGGAAAACCTTCCTCACATCAGGTGAACTCAAAGTCCACCAACGCtatcacactggagagaaaccgtaccgGTGTCACTTTTGTGGGAAAACCTTCACTGCATCAAGTAACCTTACGATCCATGAGCGCCATCACACTGGAGTGAAACCATACAGCTGTGACCAGTGTGGGAAAGCTTGCACCACATCAGGGGAACTCAAGATCCACCAACGCAGTCACACTGGAGAGAGACCGTACTGGTGTGGCCTGTGTGGGAAAACCTTTTCTCAGAGCGGTCAACTTAAAATCCACCAACGCACTCACACCGGAGAGAAACCGTACAGTTGTGAGCAATGTGGTAAAAGTTTTTCTAACGGTAGTAACCTCAGAGcccaccaacgcattcacactgcagCGTTATGA
- the ift46 gene encoding intraflagellar transport protein 46 homolog, which produces MERADRDKHTELLKNQQYDESLEITDQEEIDSDSSHRQSERRGRGLMSADSEDYDEDQMPQRGGELSGELSGELSGEPAGGVSPNDEEEEEEEEEEEDSDEEDSDDDEEPGEAPEGAYDPADYVNLPVTTDIRELFQYITRYSPQSLELDHSLKPFIPDFIPAVGDIDAFLKVPRPDGKADSLGLLVLDEPSVKQSDPTVLSLWLSEESKQHGATQLQKVTSVASPQTNPRALDSWVESIGALHRSKPAASVQYGRPMPDIDSLMQEWPGELEELLGRLQLPPARLGCGLAEYADAVCALLDVPVYGGRVQSLHLLFSLYLEFRDSQHFTRRA; this is translated from the exons ATGGAGCGGGCTGACcgggacaaacacacagaactaCTGAAAAACCAACAATACGACGAGAGTCTCGAGATCACCGACCAGGAGGAGATAGACAGCGACTCCAGCCACAGACAG TCAGAGAGGAGGGGGCGTGGCCTGATGTCAGCTGACAGCGAGGACTATGACGAGGACCAGATGCCTCAGAGGGGCGGCGAGCTGAGCGGCGAGCTGAGCGGCGAGCTGAGCGGCGAACCGGCCGGCGGGGTCAGTCCCAacgatgaggaagaggaggaggaggaagaggaagaggaggactctgatgaagaggactctgatgatgatgaggagccCGGCGAGGCTCCGGAGGGGGCGTACGACCCGGCGGACTACGTCAACCTGCCCGTCACCACGGACATCAGAGAACTCTTCCAGTACATCACACG ATACAGTCCTCAGTCTCTGGAGCTGGACCACAGCCTGAAGCCCTTCATCCCCGACTTCATCCCCGCCGTGGGGGACATCGACGCCTTCCTCAAG GTGCCGAGGCCGGACGGGAAAGCGGACAGTCTGGGTCTGCTGGTTCTGGACGAGCCCAGCGTGAAGCAGTCGGACCCCACGGTGCTGTCGCTGTGGCTGTCAGAGGAGAGCAAGCAGCACGGAGCCACCCAG ctgcagaaGGTGACGAGCGTGGCGAGTCCTCAGACCAACCCTCGTGCGTTGGACAGCTGGGTGGAGTCTATCGGCGCACTGCACCGCTCCAAGCCGGCGGCGAGCGTTCAGTACGGCCGCCCGATGCCGGACATCGACAGCCTGATGCAGGAGTGGCCCGGcgagctggaggagctgctgggcCGCCTGCAGCTGCCGCCGGCCCGCCTCGGCTGCGGCCTGGCCGAGTACGCCGACGCCGTCTGCGCCTTGCTGGACGTCCCCGTCTACGGCGGCCGCGTCCAGTCGCTGCACCTGCTGTTCAGCCTCTACCTGGAGTTCAGGGACTCGCAGCACTTCACCCGCAGAGCCTAG